In one Corallococcus silvisoli genomic region, the following are encoded:
- the rpmA gene encoding 50S ribosomal protein L27 translates to MAHKKGQGSSRNGRDSNPQYRGVKVYGGEAVSAGSILVRQVGTVIHAGTNVKLGRDFTLYSVVDGVVKYERLGRDKKKVSVYPAAAQASA, encoded by the coding sequence ATGGCCCATAAAAAGGGACAGGGTTCTTCGCGCAACGGGCGTGATTCCAACCCGCAGTACCGTGGCGTGAAGGTTTACGGCGGCGAAGCCGTCTCCGCGGGCAGCATCCTCGTGCGCCAGGTGGGCACGGTGATCCACGCGGGCACGAACGTGAAGCTCGGCCGCGACTTCACCCTCTACTCGGTGGTGGACGGCGTGGTGAAGTACGAGCGCCTCGGTCGCGACAAGAAGAAGGTGTCGGTGTACCCGGCCGCCGCGCAGGCGAGCGCCTAG